One genomic window of Clostridioides sp. ES-S-0054-01 includes the following:
- the dltB gene encoding D-alanyl-lipoteichoic acid biosynthesis protein DltB codes for MIFSQYGDYFYLYILLLTSIPAVILGLMGKNIKYYGMLASLFMIFLIVGMDVQLKYLVIFIILEVIIVKGYEYVRRKTKNKYIYWSFLFVSMLPIIINKISPVTSFGVIGFIGISYLNFRTIQMVIEIYDGAIKEVKISKMLYFMLFFPTLSSGPIDRSRRFEQDLEKQISRKEYLEEYLLTGIKNIVMGIGYKFVIAFLINTYWVSIIPKDMSFINILSYMYAYSLYLFFDFAGYSLFAIGTGYIFGIQVPINFDKPFISKDMKEFWTRWHISLSRWFGDYIFSRFVMSSMRKKRFKKRTTAAHVAQMITMITMGFWHGLTWYYVAYGVYQGLALVLTDIYQRKSKFYKKHKKEKWFERVQIFITFHIVCFGLLIFSGYLA; via the coding sequence ATGATTTTTTCACAGTATGGAGATTATTTTTATCTTTATATATTATTATTAACATCAATACCAGCAGTAATTTTAGGTCTAATGGGCAAGAATATAAAGTATTATGGTATGTTGGCAAGTTTATTTATGATATTCCTAATAGTAGGAATGGATGTCCAACTAAAGTACTTGGTAATATTTATTATTCTTGAAGTAATAATAGTTAAAGGATATGAATATGTAAGAAGAAAAACTAAAAACAAATACATATATTGGAGTTTTTTGTTTGTATCAATGCTTCCAATAATAATCAATAAAATATCTCCAGTTACTTCTTTTGGAGTGATTGGATTTATTGGAATATCATATTTAAATTTCAGAACTATACAAATGGTTATTGAAATTTATGATGGTGCTATAAAAGAAGTTAAAATTTCAAAGATGCTTTATTTTATGTTATTTTTTCCAACCTTGAGTTCTGGACCTATTGATAGGTCAAGAAGGTTTGAACAAGACTTGGAAAAACAAATATCTAGAAAAGAATATCTAGAAGAATACTTACTGACAGGAATAAAAAATATTGTCATGGGAATAGGTTATAAGTTTGTTATAGCATTTTTGATAAATACATATTGGGTATCGATAATACCTAAAGATATGAGTTTTATAAATATTTTAAGTTATATGTATGCATATAGCTTGTACCTATTCTTTGATTTTGCAGGATATAGTTTATTTGCTATAGGTACAGGGTATATATTTGGAATACAAGTACCTATAAACTTTGACAAGCCATTTATCAGTAAAGATATGAAGGAGTTTTGGACAAGATGGCATATAAGTCTTTCAAGATGGTTTGGAGATTATATTTTTTCTAGATTTGTCATGTCATCAATGAGAAAGAAAAGATTTAAGAAAAGAACTACTGCTGCCCATGTAGCTCAGATGATAACCATGATAACAATGGGGTTTTGGCATGGTCTAACTTGGTATTACGTTGCTTATGGTGTATACCAAGGTTTGGCACTTGTTTTAACTGATATATATCAGAGAAAATCTAAATTTTATAAAAAACATAAAAAAGAAAAATGGTTCGAGAGAGTACAAATTTTCATTACATTCCACATTGTGTGTTTTGGATTGCTGATATTCTCTGGTTATTTAGCTTAA
- a CDS encoding FAD-dependent oxidoreductase — MNTDLIVIGGEPVGYVSAIRTAQLGLNVVIVEKNELGGRYLLEYSIQKE; from the coding sequence ATGAACACTGATTTAATAGTAATTGGTGGTGAACCAGTAGGGTATGTTTCAGCAATTCGAACGGCTCAACTTGGGTTAAATGTTGTAATTGTAGAAAAAAATGAGCTTGGTGGTAGGTACTTGCTTGAATACAGCATTCAAAAAGAGTAA
- the dltC gene encoding D-alanine--poly(phosphoribitol) ligase subunit DltC, with protein sequence MQETVIEIFEDVLGTDEIREDLDLNLFETELLDSLAIIEVLLEIENRLGIELQPTDLERKDMSTVNNLVKFLETRK encoded by the coding sequence ATGCAAGAAACAGTTATAGAAATATTTGAAGACGTATTAGGGACTGATGAGATAAGAGAAGATTTAGACCTTAATTTATTTGAGACGGAGCTTTTAGACTCATTAGCTATAATTGAAGTTTTACTTGAAATTGAAAATAGACTAGGAATAGAACTTCAACCAACTGATTTAGAGAGAAAAGATATGTCTACTGTAAATAATTTAGTAAAATTCTTAGAGACAAGGAAATAA
- the phnW gene encoding 2-aminoethylphosphonate--pyruvate transaminase, which translates to MKKIYGEKIKAVVFDWAGTTVDYGCFAPLNVFIEIFKRRGIDVTMEEARKPMGKLKIDHIREMCEMDRIKNLWLDKFGKVPTEEDVNELYAEFEPMLFETLEEYTTPIPHVVETIEKLRKNGLKIGSTTGYTREMMNIVEPNAAKKGYSPDFLVTPSEVSQGRPYPWMCYKNAEALGVSPMSSMVKVGDTISDVKEGVNAGMWSVAVIKGSSELGLTQEEVDNMDKEELKVKMDTVSKRFKEAGAHFVIETMAELEEVLIKIENEIIKSDFVPENDYILLTPGPLSTTKSVRASMLKDWCTWDVEYNDLVQDVRRRLMSLGTKNTDKYTSVLMQGSGTFSVEATIGSTIPEDGKLLVIANGAYGKRMKDICNYLNIEFVDCTFKDIEAVDLNVVENLLKENKDITHISMVHCETTTGRLNPIQEVGKLAKEYNKIYIVDAMSSFGGIEIDVEDFNIDFLVSSSNKCIQGVPGFGFIIANKEELSKCKGIAKSLSLDVYAQWETMEKNNGKWRFTSPTHVVRAFYQALLELEEEGSVEKRYARYKENQFTIASRLKSLGFDTLVNDSAQSPVITTFLYPKNANFEFMEFYTYLKENGFVIYPGKLTDIDTFRIGSIGEVYPTDMERLADVIEKFINM; encoded by the coding sequence ATGAAAAAGATATATGGAGAAAAAATAAAAGCAGTAGTATTTGATTGGGCTGGCACAACAGTAGATTATGGATGTTTTGCACCTCTTAATGTATTTATAGAGATATTTAAAAGAAGAGGTATAGATGTAACAATGGAAGAAGCAAGAAAACCTATGGGAAAATTAAAGATAGACCATATAAGAGAAATGTGTGAAATGGATAGAATAAAAAATCTTTGGTTAGATAAGTTTGGTAAAGTGCCAACTGAGGAAGATGTAAATGAACTTTATGCTGAATTTGAGCCAATGCTATTTGAGACATTAGAAGAGTATACAACTCCAATTCCTCATGTTGTTGAAACTATTGAAAAATTAAGAAAAAATGGATTAAAAATAGGTTCTACAACAGGTTATACAAGAGAGATGATGAATATAGTTGAACCAAATGCAGCAAAGAAAGGATACTCACCAGACTTTCTTGTAACACCATCAGAAGTATCTCAAGGAAGACCATACCCTTGGATGTGTTATAAAAATGCTGAAGCTTTGGGGGTATCACCTATGAGTTCTATGGTAAAAGTAGGAGATACAATAAGTGATGTAAAAGAAGGTGTAAATGCAGGAATGTGGAGTGTTGCTGTAATAAAGGGCTCAAGTGAATTAGGTCTTACACAAGAAGAAGTAGATAACATGGATAAAGAAGAGCTAAAAGTTAAGATGGATACAGTTTCAAAGAGATTTAAAGAAGCAGGGGCACATTTTGTAATAGAAACTATGGCTGAATTAGAAGAGGTTTTAATAAAAATAGAAAATGAAATTATTAAATCAGACTTTGTACCAGAAAATGATTACATATTACTTACACCAGGACCACTATCTACTACTAAATCAGTAAGAGCATCTATGTTAAAGGACTGGTGTACTTGGGATGTTGAATACAATGACTTAGTACAAGATGTTAGAAGAAGATTAATGTCTTTAGGAACAAAAAATACAGATAAATACACGAGTGTATTGATGCAAGGAAGTGGGACTTTCTCAGTGGAAGCTACAATAGGAAGTACTATTCCAGAGGATGGTAAACTTCTTGTAATTGCAAATGGAGCATATGGAAAGAGAATGAAAGATATATGCAATTATCTTAATATAGAATTTGTTGATTGTACATTTAAAGATATAGAAGCAGTTGATTTAAATGTAGTAGAAAATTTATTAAAAGAAAATAAAGATATAACACATATATCAATGGTTCACTGTGAAACTACTACAGGTAGATTAAATCCTATACAAGAGGTAGGGAAACTTGCAAAAGAATATAATAAGATTTATATAGTTGATGCTATGAGTAGTTTTGGGGGAATTGAGATTGATGTTGAAGACTTTAATATAGATTTTCTAGTTAGTAGTTCTAATAAGTGTATACAAGGAGTACCTGGATTTGGTTTTATAATAGCCAATAAAGAAGAATTATCTAAATGTAAAGGTATAGCTAAGTCATTGTCCCTTGATGTATATGCACAATGGGAGACTATGGAGAAGAACAATGGCAAATGGAGATTTACTTCACCTACACATGTTGTAAGAGCTTTTTATCAAGCTTTATTAGAACTAGAAGAGGAAGGTTCTGTTGAAAAAAGATATGCTAGATATAAAGAAAATCAGTTTACAATAGCTTCAAGATTAAAATCTTTAGGTTTTGACACTTTGGTAAATGATAGTGCTCAATCACCTGTAATAACAACTTTTTTATACCCTAAAAATGCAAATTTTGAATTTATGGAATTTTATACTTATCTAAAAGAAAATG
- a CDS encoding HlyC/CorC family transporter — MRELLNVTLIVILVLINAFFVACEFAMVKLRSSRIDTMIAEGDDNAKRCKIIKDNLNSYLSACQLGITLCSLALGWMGESTVKELILPVVSMFNLSESIIYTISISISFLIITMMEVVIGELVPKALALYNTERIMLSTSFLLIGFYKLTYPVIYFFNLSTDLFLKPFGYSQADEVAEPHTGDEIRLLVEESYKSGLIDESEQRLVDNIFEFEEKKIREIMVPRTDMVCIYENDSEEKILAILKEEGVTRYPVCRKNKDDILGFVHIRDLYNQKINENKIELEEILREIIYISENLTIDKALERIRKEKLQLAIVVDEYGGTSGVVTIEDILEEIVGEIQDEFDKEETHIKKIGAGSYLVDGTESINYINKYFGLDIEHDGFDSIGGWISYMLGSNIKVNQSVTFENYNFAILELDKLRVVKLIIKSVI, encoded by the coding sequence ATGCGGGAATTATTAAATGTAACACTTATAGTAATACTTGTTTTGATAAATGCTTTTTTTGTAGCTTGTGAATTTGCTATGGTAAAACTTCGTAGTTCTAGGATAGATACCATGATAGCTGAAGGTGATGATAATGCAAAAAGATGTAAAATAATAAAAGACAATTTAAATTCCTATCTTTCTGCATGTCAACTTGGTATAACACTTTGTTCACTTGCATTAGGGTGGATGGGAGAATCGACAGTTAAAGAGTTGATTTTACCAGTAGTAAGCATGTTTAATCTTAGTGAAAGTATTATATATACTATATCAATTTCTATTTCTTTTTTAATTATAACAATGATGGAGGTTGTAATAGGAGAACTAGTTCCTAAGGCTTTAGCACTTTATAATACAGAAAGAATAATGTTGAGTACATCTTTTTTATTAATAGGATTTTATAAGTTAACATATCCAGTAATATATTTTTTCAATCTAAGTACTGATTTATTTCTTAAACCATTTGGATACTCACAAGCTGATGAGGTTGCTGAACCCCATACAGGTGATGAAATAAGGCTATTAGTGGAAGAAAGTTATAAAAGTGGACTTATAGATGAATCAGAGCAAAGATTAGTTGATAATATTTTTGAATTTGAGGAAAAGAAAATTAGAGAGATAATGGTGCCTAGAACTGATATGGTATGTATATATGAAAATGATTCAGAAGAAAAGATATTAGCTATTTTAAAAGAAGAAGGTGTTACAAGATATCCAGTATGCAGAAAAAATAAAGATGATATATTAGGTTTTGTACATATAAGAGATTTATATAATCAAAAGATAAATGAAAATAAAATTGAACTAGAAGAGATATTGAGAGAGATTATATATATATCTGAAAATTTAACTATAGATAAAGCTCTTGAAAGAATAAGGAAAGAAAAGCTTCAACTTGCTATAGTTGTAGATGAATATGGTGGTACATCTGGTGTGGTAACAATAGAAGACATACTAGAAGAAATAGTTGGAGAAATTCAAGATGAATTTGACAAAGAAGAGACTCATATTAAGAAAATAGGGGCAGGTTCTTATTTAGTTGATGGGACTGAATCGATTAATTATATTAATAAGTATTTTGGTCTTGATATAGAACATGATGGATTTGACAGTATAGGCGGGTGGATATCGTATATGCTCGGTTCAAATATTAAAGTAAATCAAAGTGTAACTTTTGAAAATTATAATTTTGCGATATTAGAATTGGATAAATTGAGGGTTGTAAAATTAATCATAAAAAGTGTAATATAA
- a CDS encoding D-alanine--poly(phosphoribitol) ligase, whose translation MKIIEGVKKYSNTDRIALVCNGDKLSYKDLNEYSDAISVFLKDVYKEEDTPIVIYGNKENMIMACMIGALKSGRAYVPLDISFPLDRVFEVTKEIKPKVLFNFSDEKDFGDINVIDMDKLKDIINEYQGKSLHKENWVKDNENAYILFTSGSTGKPKGVQISSNNLDSFSDWISPYLNIDGSEKVIMNQAAYSFDLSVTTIYPGLIHGATLFSISKDVLADYKELFRQFGMSDIAIWVSTPSFAGVCVTEKEFNSKMLPKLESMIFIGEALSKNLTRELMSRFPNTRVINGYGPTEATVGVSVNDMTQEAIDDEKSLPVGYPMSNCKIKILGEDGNELKENEKGEIIIIGPSVSKGYFNNKEKTDEVFFYDEIDGVKWRAYKTGDIGYLLDGNIYYCGRKDFQIKLNGFRIEIEDIENNLRKVHNVKNAVVLPIYKDEKIAYLKGIVELNEKNDLSNIKNGMIIKKELGKYIPSYMIPRNISIISEFPTNINGKIDRKKLMEEI comes from the coding sequence ATGAAAATTATTGAAGGAGTAAAAAAATATTCAAATACAGATAGAATAGCACTAGTATGTAATGGAGATAAACTTTCTTATAAAGATTTAAATGAGTATTCAGATGCTATATCAGTATTTCTAAAAGATGTATACAAAGAGGAAGATACCCCTATAGTAATTTATGGAAATAAAGAAAATATGATAATGGCATGTATGATAGGAGCTTTAAAATCAGGTAGAGCGTATGTACCTCTTGATATTAGTTTTCCACTTGATAGAGTTTTTGAAGTCACTAAAGAGATAAAACCAAAGGTATTATTTAATTTTAGTGATGAAAAAGATTTTGGTGATATTAATGTAATTGATATGGATAAACTAAAGGACATAATAAATGAATATCAGGGAAAATCATTACATAAAGAAAACTGGGTAAAAGATAATGAAAATGCATATATATTATTTACTTCAGGAAGTACAGGAAAACCAAAAGGAGTTCAAATAAGTTCAAACAATTTGGATAGCTTTTCGGATTGGATAAGCCCATATCTAAACATAGATGGAAGTGAAAAAGTAATAATGAATCAAGCGGCATATTCTTTTGACCTTTCAGTTACAACAATATATCCTGGTCTTATCCATGGAGCTACATTATTTTCAATATCAAAAGATGTATTAGCAGACTACAAAGAACTATTTAGACAATTTGGTATGTCAGATATAGCTATATGGGTATCGACTCCTTCTTTTGCAGGTGTATGTGTAACAGAAAAAGAGTTTAATAGTAAAATGCTTCCTAAGCTTGAGTCAATGATATTCATAGGAGAAGCACTTTCAAAAAATCTTACTAGAGAACTTATGAGTAGATTTCCAAATACAAGAGTTATCAATGGATATGGACCAACCGAAGCTACTGTTGGTGTAAGTGTAAACGATATGACTCAGGAAGCTATAGATGATGAAAAGAGTCTTCCAGTTGGATACCCTATGTCAAATTGTAAAATAAAAATACTTGGTGAAGATGGAAATGAACTTAAAGAAAATGAAAAAGGTGAGATTATAATAATTGGACCATCAGTTTCTAAAGGTTACTTTAATAATAAAGAAAAGACTGATGAAGTATTTTTCTATGATGAAATAGATGGTGTAAAGTGGAGGGCTTATAAAACTGGAGATATTGGATATCTTTTAGATGGAAATATATATTATTGTGGAAGAAAAGATTTTCAGATTAAATTAAATGGATTTAGAATTGAAATAGAAGATATAGAAAATAACTTGAGAAAAGTACATAATGTAAAAAATGCAGTAGTTTTACCGATATATAAGGACGAAAAAATTGCTTACTTAAAAGGTATTGTTGAGTTAAATGAAAAGAATGATTTAAGTAATATTAAAAATGGGATGATAATAAAAAAGGAACTGGGAAAATATATACCTTCATATATGATTCCAAGAAATATTTCAATAATCTCTGAGTTTCCAACAAATATCAATGGTAAAATAGACAGAAAGAAACTTATGGAGGAAATTTAA
- a CDS encoding HAD family phosphatase produces the protein MQKVEGIIFDMDGVLFDSERISLEFWIETFEKYGYTMTKEIYTSVMGRNRKGIIEGLTNIYDSSVPIIDLYDEKTKNMIEFMDREGAPIKLGVNELISFLKESGYKMAVATSTKRESAVKRLTKAGLKEYFDAIVCGDDVINSKPNPEIFLKAAKEMSINPKNCIVIEDSPMGVEAAYNGGIRCINVPDLKEPDEKIKSQSHKILENLLEVREYLKSLNSKECHNL, from the coding sequence ATGCAAAAAGTAGAAGGAATTATTTTTGATATGGATGGAGTTTTATTTGATTCAGAGAGAATCTCTCTTGAATTTTGGATAGAGACGTTTGAAAAGTATGGATATACTATGACTAAGGAAATTTATACATCAGTTATGGGAAGAAATCGTAAGGGGATAATAGAAGGTCTTACAAACATATATGATAGCTCTGTACCAATAATAGATTTGTATGATGAAAAAACTAAAAATATGATTGAATTTATGGATAGAGAAGGAGCTCCTATCAAATTAGGAGTTAATGAATTAATCTCTTTTTTAAAGGAAAGTGGCTACAAAATGGCTGTTGCAACATCTACAAAGAGAGAAAGTGCAGTAAAGAGATTAACCAAAGCAGGGTTAAAGGAGTACTTTGATGCTATAGTTTGTGGAGATGACGTTATAAATTCTAAACCAAATCCAGAAATATTTTTAAAAGCAGCTAAAGAAATGAGCATTAATCCAAAAAATTGTATTGTTATAGAGGATTCACCTATGGGAGTGGAAGCTGCATATAACGGTGGTATAAGATGTATAAATGTACCAGATTTAAAAGAGCCAGATGAAAAAATTAAATCACAATCACATAAGATACTTGAAAATTTATTAGAGGTTAGAGAATACCTAAAAAGTTTGAACTCTAAAGAATGTCACAATCTATAA
- a CDS encoding Gfo/Idh/MocA family oxidoreductase, with the protein MNKIRFGIIGTSNIANIFLRAASRIKEFELVAVYSRDLEKAREFGESHGANIFFDDLGQMAKSNDIDAVYIASPNAMHSKQAITCLKYKKHVLCEKSLASNLKEVKSMIKTARDNNVLLMEAMRITCVPNFRVVKENLYKIGKIRRFFGSYCQYSSRYDKYKNGIVENAFKKELSNGALMDIGVYCIHPMVNLFGAPKSVKAISHILQTGVDGEGSAIFQYDDMDAIIQYSKIADSYIPSEIQGEEGSIIIEKLNLFEKVIIRYRDGREEDISILKEKAKENPREIEGMYYELVEFISLINNNKIESNINSHENSIIVMEIMDEIRRQSNIIYPADSI; encoded by the coding sequence ATGAATAAAATAAGATTTGGAATTATTGGGACAAGCAATATAGCAAATATATTTTTAAGAGCGGCATCTAGGATTAAAGAATTTGAATTGGTTGCTGTATATTCTAGAGATTTAGAAAAAGCTAGAGAATTTGGAGAGTCACATGGAGCGAATATTTTTTTTGATGATTTAGGACAAATGGCTAAATCGAATGATATAGATGCTGTGTACATAGCTTCTCCAAACGCAATGCATTCAAAGCAAGCTATTACTTGTTTAAAATACAAAAAACATGTGCTTTGTGAAAAATCGTTAGCATCTAATTTAAAAGAAGTCAAATCAATGATAAAAACAGCCAGAGATAATAATGTATTACTTATGGAAGCTATGAGGATTACGTGTGTTCCAAACTTTAGAGTAGTTAAAGAAAACTTGTATAAAATAGGGAAAATAAGAAGATTCTTTGGAAGCTATTGTCAGTATTCTTCAAGATATGATAAATATAAAAATGGAATTGTAGAAAATGCCTTTAAAAAAGAATTGTCAAATGGTGCATTGATGGATATAGGAGTTTACTGTATACATCCTATGGTAAATTTATTTGGAGCTCCAAAGTCCGTGAAGGCAATTTCTCATATACTTCAAACTGGAGTTGATGGAGAAGGTTCAGCTATATTTCAATATGATGATATGGATGCAATAATTCAGTATTCTAAAATAGCTGATTCTTATATACCATCTGAGATACAAGGAGAAGAGGGAAGTATAATAATTGAAAAACTTAATCTATTTGAAAAAGTTATTATTAGATATAGAGATGGAAGAGAAGAAGATATATCTATTTTAAAAGAAAAAGCAAAGGAAAATCCTAGAGAAATAGAAGGAATGTATTATGAACTTGTAGAGTTTATAAGTCTTATAAATAACAATAAAATAGAGTCAAATATAAATTCTCATGAAAATTCAATAATAGTAATGGAAATTATGGATGAGATAAGAAGGCAAAGTAATATTATTTATCCAGCTGATAGTATATAG
- a CDS encoding putative ABC transporter permease yields the protein MDNIGSLLYFLFNFFLYGFIGWIIENLYSYYKQGHFQEDGFLNGPFKPMYAIAMSIIIEVSRFIDPNNIFVLLLLCLVVPTVVEYITGILMKVYFNKVYWDYSDYKYNSRGIVCLKFSIYWTILTFIGVRYFQVYIVDNLYSIIIPYWPILVTILLTALFVDEIFTIKFLRGNKDIVER from the coding sequence ATGGATAATATAGGTTCTCTATTATATTTTTTATTTAATTTTTTCTTGTATGGTTTTATAGGTTGGATAATTGAAAATCTATATAGTTATTATAAACAAGGTCATTTTCAAGAAGATGGATTTTTAAATGGACCATTTAAACCAATGTATGCAATTGCAATGTCGATTATAATAGAGGTCTCAAGGTTTATTGACCCAAATAATATATTTGTATTGCTTTTATTATGTCTAGTAGTGCCAACAGTCGTAGAGTATATTACAGGAATACTTATGAAAGTATATTTTAATAAGGTCTATTGGGATTATTCAGATTATAAATACAATAGTAGAGGGATAGTATGTCTAAAGTTTTCTATATATTGGACTATATTGACTTTTATTGGAGTTAGATATTTTCAAGTATATATAGTTGATAATTTGTATAGTATTATAATTCCTTATTGGCCGATTCTTGTAACCATATTGTTAACAGCATTGTTTGTGGATGAAATTTTTACTATAAAGTTTTTGAGAGGAAATAAAGATATAGTAGAAAGATAG
- a CDS encoding DeoR/GlpR transcriptional regulator → MSLNSIDRKKEILKLLDSKGKVNTKELVKRLEVSSETIRRYLEELENENKLKKVYGGAIKINYGVIEPEHIKRNNTNLDKKQNIAKYAAKFVNDNESIIIDEGTTNLQIVDYIVSINNLKIVTNSYPVLSKLISYENQGLFDGEVIFIGGKVNLKHQRTACPMSIDIMKNLYVDKAFISSEGILDSFGISSIDQNKALLSKEYIKNSKESFVLCDSSKIGIASMYKIVDLEELDFVICDVEPPNEWKDKLNEINITWIEAK, encoded by the coding sequence ATGTCTTTAAATTCCATAGATAGAAAAAAAGAAATACTTAAATTATTAGATTCAAAAGGTAAGGTAAACACTAAAGAGCTAGTAAAAAGATTAGAAGTATCATCAGAAACAATAAGAAGATATTTGGAAGAATTAGAAAATGAAAATAAATTAAAAAAGGTATATGGTGGTGCTATAAAAATAAACTATGGAGTGATTGAACCAGAACATATAAAGAGAAATAATACTAACTTAGATAAAAAGCAAAATATTGCTAAATATGCAGCTAAGTTTGTGAATGACAATGAGTCAATCATCATAGATGAAGGTACTACCAATTTGCAGATTGTAGATTATATAGTGTCTATAAATAATTTAAAGATTGTTACAAATTCTTATCCAGTTCTATCAAAATTGATTTCTTATGAAAATCAAGGCTTATTTGATGGAGAAGTTATATTTATTGGAGGAAAAGTAAATTTAAAGCATCAAAGAACAGCATGTCCAATGTCAATAGATATTATGAAAAATTTATATGTAGATAAAGCTTTTATATCTAGTGAAGGTATACTTGATAGCTTTGGAATTAGTAGTATAGACCAAAATAAGGCATTGTTATCAAAAGAATATATAAAAAATTCAAAGGAAAGTTTTGTATTGTGTGATAGTTCTAAAATAGGAATTGCTAGTATGTATAAGATAGTAGATTTGGAAGAATTAGATTTTGTTATTTGTGATGTAGAGCCTCCAAATGAATGGAAAGATAAGTTAAATGAGATAAATATAACATGGATAGAAGCAAAATAA
- the dltD gene encoding D-alanyl-lipoteichoic acid biosynthesis protein DltD: MRKLIYFITPFIIGVVFLFGLDKFLDSKTDELLMKKNLLPIMDDTLSDIKDKGVTANNHFLREKDIMILGSSELGDSTKQHPKYYFNTNRSKNKAFAIGTAYTQTLQDTAILGSMNPNIDNKKVVLLISMQWFMEKDGVTSHHYQSRFSPIQFYRFLDNPKISKQNKIEYVKKSSKLLWESEEYKAEALYAKLYEPKNLSEKAVKVILEPYFQGRKYCIALKEKGILYKRLIRLDEKRKEKRKGSINWSHERKKAIEDAKKRVGKNPLNIDKLYYKKHFKDGLEQYRGRDKDVNLLTSKEFESYKLMLNVCTDLGIKPVVVLIPSMDKFYDLTGISEKERNQYYDKAQKIAESKGFEVLNLKDKGSDKYYLRDVMHLGTKGWVDVCERLFKIFKEQ; encoded by the coding sequence ATGAGAAAATTGATATACTTTATTACACCTTTTATAATAGGCGTAGTATTTTTATTTGGACTAGACAAATTTCTTGATTCTAAAACTGATGAACTTTTGATGAAGAAAAATCTACTTCCAATTATGGATGATACTTTAAGTGATATAAAAGATAAAGGTGTTACAGCAAATAATCATTTTTTAAGAGAAAAAGATATTATGATTTTAGGGTCATCAGAACTTGGTGATTCAACAAAACAACATCCAAAGTACTATTTTAATACGAATAGGAGCAAAAATAAGGCATTTGCAATTGGGACAGCCTATACTCAGACATTACAAGATACTGCAATATTAGGAAGTATGAATCCTAATATTGATAATAAAAAGGTTGTATTGTTAATTTCTATGCAATGGTTTATGGAGAAAGATGGAGTCACAAGTCACCATTATCAGTCTAGGTTTTCACCAATACAATTTTATCGATTTTTAGATAATCCAAAAATATCTAAACAAAATAAAATTGAATATGTAAAAAAATCAAGTAAGCTATTATGGGAAAGTGAAGAGTATAAAGCAGAAGCATTATATGCGAAGTTATATGAACCTAAGAACTTGTCGGAAAAAGCTGTGAAGGTGATTTTAGAACCTTATTTTCAAGGAAGAAAGTATTGTATAGCTCTTAAAGAAAAAGGAATACTTTATAAACGATTAATTAGGCTAGATGAAAAAAGAAAAGAAAAAAGAAAGGGATCAATAAATTGGTCACATGAGAGAAAGAAAGCTATTGAAGATGCTAAAAAAAGAGTTGGTAAAAATCCGCTAAATATTGATAAACTTTATTATAAAAAGCATTTTAAAGACGGTTTAGAGCAATATAGAGGAAGAGACAAAGACGTAAATTTGTTAACTTCTAAGGAGTTTGAAAGTTATAAACTTATGTTAAATGTATGTACTGACTTAGGTATCAAGCCAGTTGTTGTATTAATCCCAAGTATGGATAAATTCTATGATTTGACTGGTATCTCTGAAAAAGAAAGAAATCAATATTATGATAAAGCACAAAAGATAGCAGAAAGCAAAGGCTTTGAGGTTCTAAACCTTAAAGATAAAGGGTCAGATAAATATTATTTAAGAGATGTAATGCATCTTGGTACGAAAGGATGGGTAGATGTCTGTGAGAGATTATTTAAAATATTTAAAGAGCAATAA